Proteins encoded in a region of the Synechococcus sp. BIOS-U3-1 genome:
- a CDS encoding SRPBCC family protein, with protein MGRWLEHSVTTEVKAPVERVWHVWSDLEAMPKWMRWIESVKTLDDPDLTDWTLAAQGFRFHWKARITQRVEAQQLHWESVGGLPTKGGVRFYAEQPQLTAVKLSVTYELPGVLAPLMEPSILGGIVTKELQANIDRFRDLVESGYATQS; from the coding sequence ATGGGACGTTGGCTCGAACATTCCGTAACCACTGAGGTCAAGGCTCCCGTTGAGCGGGTTTGGCATGTCTGGAGCGATCTGGAGGCGATGCCCAAGTGGATGCGTTGGATCGAATCTGTTAAGACCCTCGACGATCCCGATCTCACCGACTGGACACTTGCAGCTCAAGGTTTCCGTTTTCATTGGAAGGCTCGAATCACTCAGAGAGTTGAAGCCCAGCAACTCCACTGGGAGTCGGTGGGAGGTTTGCCCACCAAGGGAGGGGTGCGCTTTTACGCAGAACAACCTCAGCTCACGGCGGTAAAACTCAGCGTCACCTACGAACTCCCAGGTGTTCTTGCCCCCTTGATGGAACCCAGCATTCTCGGTGGAATTGTGACCAAGGAACTTCAAGCGAATATTGACCGATTCCGAGATCTGGTGGAAAGCGGATACGCAACGCAGAGCTGA
- the zds gene encoding 9,9'-di-cis-zeta-carotene desaturase encodes MRVAIVGSGLAGLSAAVDLVDAGHEVNLYEARPFMGGKVGSWVDPDGNHIEMGLHVFFFNYANLFALMRKVGAFDNLLPKDHTHLFVNQGGDLRELDFRFPIGAPFNGLKAFFTTPQLGWIDKLRNALALGTSPIVRGLVDYEGAMRTIRALDSVSFYDWFVGHGGSPESIRRMWNPVAYALGFIDCKTISARCMLTIFMMFAAKTEASKLNLLKGSPHRWLTGPILDYIQQRGGKLHLRHPVKQVEFSEGSHPEVTGLKLGTPDGEQHVVADAYLAACDVPGIQRLLPDEWRRFPQFEAIHNLEAVPVATVQLRYDGWVTELGESNGVSRRDLSQPAGLNNLLYTADADFSCFADLALASPEDYRKDGEGSLLQCVLTPGDPWMRKSVKEIVEHTDRQVRELFPSAGNLTLTWSNVVKLAQSLYREAPGMEPYRPDQSTPISNFFLAGSYTRQDYIDSMEGATMSGHLAAAAILGQPARLSVNSAVA; translated from the coding sequence GTGCGGGTCGCGATTGTGGGTTCTGGGCTGGCTGGCCTCTCCGCTGCTGTGGATCTGGTAGATGCAGGCCATGAGGTGAATCTCTACGAGGCTCGTCCCTTCATGGGTGGAAAGGTGGGCAGTTGGGTGGACCCTGATGGCAACCACATTGAGATGGGGTTGCATGTCTTCTTTTTCAATTACGCGAACCTGTTCGCGCTGATGCGCAAGGTGGGCGCTTTCGACAATCTGCTTCCCAAGGACCACACCCATCTGTTTGTGAATCAGGGTGGAGACCTGAGGGAACTGGATTTCCGATTTCCGATCGGTGCTCCTTTCAATGGTCTTAAAGCCTTTTTCACCACCCCCCAGCTGGGTTGGATTGACAAGCTGCGCAATGCTCTAGCCCTTGGCACCAGCCCGATTGTTAGGGGCCTGGTCGATTACGAAGGAGCGATGCGCACCATCCGAGCGCTGGATTCAGTCAGTTTTTATGACTGGTTCGTGGGCCATGGTGGCAGCCCGGAGAGCATCCGCAGGATGTGGAACCCCGTCGCTTACGCGCTTGGTTTCATTGATTGCAAGACGATTTCGGCCCGTTGCATGCTGACCATCTTCATGATGTTTGCGGCCAAAACCGAGGCTTCCAAGCTCAATCTGCTCAAAGGATCACCCCATCGTTGGCTGACCGGTCCAATTCTTGATTACATCCAGCAGCGAGGAGGCAAGCTGCACCTCCGCCACCCTGTGAAGCAGGTCGAGTTCAGTGAGGGGAGTCACCCCGAAGTGACGGGTCTGAAGCTGGGCACCCCTGATGGCGAGCAGCATGTTGTTGCCGATGCCTATTTGGCTGCTTGTGATGTGCCTGGTATCCAGCGTTTGCTTCCAGATGAATGGCGCCGTTTCCCGCAATTTGAGGCCATTCACAATCTCGAAGCGGTTCCGGTTGCCACTGTTCAGTTGCGTTACGACGGCTGGGTCACAGAACTCGGTGAAAGCAATGGTGTCAGTCGTCGCGATCTGAGTCAGCCAGCCGGGCTGAATAACCTGCTTTACACCGCTGATGCTGACTTCAGTTGTTTTGCGGATCTTGCTTTAGCGAGCCCTGAGGATTACCGCAAAGACGGTGAAGGGTCGCTGCTCCAGTGTGTGCTGACTCCTGGAGATCCCTGGATGCGGAAATCTGTCAAAGAGATCGTTGAGCACACTGATCGTCAGGTTCGAGAGCTGTTCCCATCCGCTGGAAATCTCACACTCACCTGGAGCAATGTTGTGAAGCTGGCTCAGTCCCTCTACAGAGAAGCGCCGGGTATGGAGCCTTACCGACCTGACCAGAGCACACCAATCAGCAATTTTTTCCTAGCCGGGAGCTATACCCGCCAGGATTACATCGACTCGATGGAAGGAGCCACCATGAGTGGACACCTGGCCGCTGCCGCCATCCTGGGGCAACCGGCTCGACTTTCCGTGAACTCCGCAGTTGCCTGA
- a CDS encoding HesB/IscA family protein → MSSIETTAETAIASQSHTARDGKGILITGPAMQQLARLCSDQGSQQVLRVGVRSGGCSGMSYTMDFVPGADIQDDDERYQYEAPDGACFEVICDPKSLLYIYGMQLDFSTALIGGGFNFTNPNATQTCGCGSSFAV, encoded by the coding sequence ATGTCCAGCATCGAAACCACAGCGGAGACTGCGATAGCCAGTCAGTCTCATACCGCAAGAGACGGGAAAGGCATCCTGATTACGGGGCCTGCCATGCAGCAGCTGGCAAGACTGTGCAGCGATCAAGGAAGCCAACAGGTTCTGAGGGTGGGCGTGCGCTCGGGAGGCTGCAGCGGCATGAGTTACACGATGGATTTCGTGCCTGGTGCAGACATTCAGGACGATGATGAGAGATATCAATACGAAGCACCTGATGGCGCCTGCTTCGAAGTGATCTGTGATCCCAAAAGCTTGCTCTACATCTATGGAATGCAGCTGGACTTCAGCACTGCGCTGATCGGTGGCGGCTTCAATTTCACCAACCCCAACGCCACTCAGACCTGCGGCTGCGGAAGCTCCTTCGCCGTTTGA